A region from the Candidatus Methylomirabilota bacterium genome encodes:
- a CDS encoding cation:proton antiporter: MAAESIFFRDLAFVFLAAVAGGALARLAGQPLVLGYVLGGILVSPLTPGPAVSDLHTFELFAEIGVILLMFSVGIEFSIRDLLRVKWVALLGGPLGIVLSVGMGVGVAWGLGWPLLQGAMVGIVISVASTMVMARLLMDRGELHSRHGRVMISITLVEDLAVVILIVLIPSFGSLEPERLLAIALSLGKALLILVPAGFVAAKIIPPLMTRAARMHSDEMFLLVALAVGLGTAAVTQAAGLSLALGAFLAGLIVNGSDYAHETLARLLPLRDVFVAMFFVTIGALIDPTSLIANVPLLLTMVGMVVVGKLVLWTLVVWLFRQPFWTAVLAAVGLTQVGEFSFILVQVARQAGHVGADVYNATLATALVTILINAALVRAAPGWVARLRGVQEAPVPDGPRPEREAAEHVVLCGFGRVGSAVGEALETFNIPFVVIERDPDIVRGLRSRRVPCLLGDAALPRILEEAGAARASMVVVALPEMDRANLVVRGVRALSPHVPILARAHEAAGRDGLARAGATEVIQPELEAAATLIRHALRGLALPQPTVLDYLARFRAAMNPAAARTPEALGPERKLPEIHEVALGAGALTDRSLGEARVRERLGVTVVSIERTDGETLVNPSADTRLRSGDRLRVFGLPEQIDAFRAEAGREPEPVT; encoded by the coding sequence GTGGCTGCCGAATCCATCTTCTTCCGGGACCTCGCCTTCGTGTTCCTCGCCGCGGTGGCGGGGGGCGCGCTGGCCCGCCTCGCGGGCCAGCCGCTGGTACTGGGCTACGTGCTGGGCGGCATCCTCGTCAGCCCGCTCACGCCCGGCCCGGCGGTCTCCGACCTGCACACCTTCGAGCTGTTCGCCGAGATCGGGGTCATCCTGCTGATGTTCTCGGTCGGCATCGAATTCTCGATCCGGGATCTCCTGCGCGTGAAGTGGGTCGCCCTGCTCGGCGGCCCGCTCGGCATCGTGCTCTCGGTCGGGATGGGCGTCGGGGTGGCCTGGGGGCTCGGCTGGCCCCTCCTCCAGGGCGCGATGGTGGGCATCGTGATCTCGGTGGCCAGCACCATGGTCATGGCCCGCCTGCTCATGGACCGGGGCGAGCTGCACTCGCGCCACGGGCGGGTGATGATCAGCATCACCCTCGTCGAGGACCTGGCGGTGGTGATCCTGATCGTCCTGATCCCCTCGTTCGGCTCCCTCGAGCCCGAGCGCCTGCTGGCCATCGCCCTGAGCCTCGGCAAGGCGCTCCTGATCCTGGTGCCGGCCGGCTTCGTGGCGGCCAAGATCATTCCGCCCCTGATGACGCGGGCGGCCCGGATGCACAGCGACGAGATGTTCCTGCTGGTGGCCCTTGCGGTCGGCCTCGGCACCGCCGCGGTCACCCAGGCCGCCGGGCTCTCGCTCGCCCTCGGGGCATTCCTGGCCGGCCTCATCGTCAATGGATCCGACTACGCGCACGAGACGCTCGCGCGACTGCTGCCGCTCCGCGACGTGTTCGTCGCGATGTTCTTCGTGACGATCGGAGCGCTGATCGATCCGACCAGCCTGATCGCCAACGTTCCGCTGCTCCTGACCATGGTCGGGATGGTGGTGGTGGGCAAGCTGGTGCTGTGGACGCTGGTGGTCTGGCTCTTCCGGCAACCATTCTGGACCGCGGTGCTGGCCGCCGTGGGGCTCACCCAGGTCGGCGAGTTCTCGTTCATCCTGGTCCAGGTCGCCCGGCAGGCCGGCCACGTCGGCGCCGACGTCTACAATGCCACCCTCGCCACCGCGCTCGTCACCATCCTCATCAACGCGGCCCTGGTGCGCGCCGCGCCCGGGTGGGTCGCCCGGCTCCGCGGCGTGCAGGAGGCGCCGGTGCCGGACGGGCCGCGGCCCGAGCGCGAGGCGGCGGAGCACGTGGTGCTCTGCGGCTTCGGCCGGGTGGGCAGCGCGGTGGGCGAGGCGCTCGAGACATTCAACATCCCGTTCGTGGTGATCGAGCGCGATCCGGACATCGTGCGTGGCCTCCGGTCCCGTCGCGTTCCGTGCCTCCTCGGCGACGCCGCGCTGCCCCGCATCCTCGAGGAGGCGGGGGCGGCGCGTGCCTCGATGGTCGTGGTCGCGCTCCCGGAGATGGATCGCGCCAACCTGGTGGTGCGCGGCGTGCGCGCCCTCAGCCCGCACGTGCCCATCCTGGCGCGGGCACATGAGGCGGCGGGGCGCGATGGGCTGGCCCGGGCGGGCGCTACCGAGGTGATCCAGCCCGAGCTGGAGGCGGCGGCGACGTTGATCCGTCACGCTCTCCGTGGCCTGGCGCTGCCTCAGCCGACCGTGCTCGACTATCTGGCGCGCTTCCGCGCGGCCATGAATCCGGCGGCGGCGCGGACGCCGGAGGCGCTGGGCCCGGAACGGAAGCTGCCCGAGATCCACGAGGTCGCCCTCGGCGCGGGCGCGCTCACCGATCGCTCGCTCGGCGAGGCCCGCGTGCGCGAGCGCCTCGGCGTGACCGTGGTCTCGATCGAGCGAACGGACGGGGAGACGCTGGTGAATCCCTCCGCTGACACCCGGCTCCGCTCCGGGGACCGGCTGCGCGTCTTCGGGCTCCCCGAGCAGATCGACGCGTTCCGCGCCGAGGCCGGCCGTGAGCCCGAGCCGGTCACCTAA
- a CDS encoding rhomboid family intramembrane serine protease: MFRQRTGSSLCYRCGKLNRVDATECFYCGARRPGLWGFGPGVARLMGRLDFARAVTVVCVALYVASILLDPGAAFRARNPFDMLAPSNRALVRLGMTGAVPWAAGFWWTLFTAIYLHGSLLHILFNLLWVRQLAPPVEQIFGGSRLVVIFTVAGALGFVLSNFVGVPWTIGASGAIFGLLGAMVAYGRSRGGSFGVAVFRQYGQWALIMFIFGFFMAGVNNWGHLGGFGGGYLVALAMGPLDRAAERGLDRIAAFAAIAVTLIAFLMALWTGFRLFR, encoded by the coding sequence ATGTTCAGGCAGCGAACCGGCTCGAGCCTCTGCTACCGATGCGGCAAGCTCAACCGGGTGGACGCCACCGAGTGCTTCTACTGCGGAGCGCGCCGCCCGGGGCTCTGGGGCTTCGGCCCCGGGGTCGCTCGGCTGATGGGCCGCCTCGACTTCGCCAGAGCGGTCACCGTCGTGTGCGTCGCCCTCTACGTCGCGTCGATCCTGCTGGATCCGGGCGCCGCGTTCCGGGCCCGCAACCCCTTCGACATGCTGGCGCCGAGCAACCGCGCGCTCGTCCGGCTCGGGATGACCGGCGCGGTCCCGTGGGCCGCGGGCTTCTGGTGGACGCTCTTCACCGCAATCTACCTCCACGGCAGCCTGCTCCACATCCTCTTCAACCTGCTCTGGGTCCGCCAGCTCGCGCCGCCGGTCGAGCAGATCTTCGGCGGATCCCGCCTCGTGGTGATCTTCACGGTGGCCGGCGCACTCGGCTTCGTGCTCTCCAACTTCGTCGGCGTCCCGTGGACCATCGGCGCCTCCGGCGCCATCTTCGGCCTCCTCGGCGCGATGGTGGCCTACGGGCGCAGCCGCGGCGGATCGTTCGGGGTGGCGGTCTTCCGGCAATACGGGCAGTGGGCGCTCATCATGTTCATCTTCGGCTTCTTCATGGCGGGGGTGAACAACTGGGGCCACCTGGGCGGTTTCGGGGGCGGCTACCTGGTGGCCCTCGCGATGGGGCCGCTCGACCGAGCGGCCGAGCGCGGCCTGGACCGCATCGCGGCCTTCGCGGCCATCGCGGTCACGCTGATTGCCTTCCTGATGGCGCTCTGGACCGGCTTCCGGCTCTTTAGGTGA